One stretch of Thalassophryne amazonica chromosome 19, fThaAma1.1, whole genome shotgun sequence DNA includes these proteins:
- the nenf gene encoding neudesin: MATARVCVLWFLLSAAGAEDLKHKPATKPVRLFTEEELNKYDGSEEGQPIYMAIKGVVFDVTKGKEFYGKNAPYNALVGKDSTRAVAKMSLNPADLTSDTMGLSAEELQALNSVFEDTYKTKYPIVGYTASRILNKDGSPNEDFKPEDQPHFQIKDEF, encoded by the exons ATGGCAACAGCGCGAGTTTGTGTCCTCTGGTTCCTTCTGTCTGCAGCTGGAGCAGAAGACCTTAAGCATAAACCAGCCACTAAACCCGTCCGTTTGTTCACAGAGGAGGAGCTGAACAAATACGACGGCAGCGAG GAGGGGCAACCTATTTACATGGCAATTAAAGGCGTAGTGTTTGACGTCACAAAAGGAAAAG AGTTTTACGGGAAGAATGCGCCATACAACGCCCTGGTTGGAAAGGACTCCACTCGAGCTGTAGCCAAAATGTCCCTCAACCCAGCAGACCTGACCTCAGATACT ATGGGTCTCTCTGCAGAGGAGCTGCAGGCTCTGAATAGTGTGTTTGAAGACACGTACAAAACAAAGTATCCCATTGTGGGTTACACTGCGTCACGCATCCTCAACAAAGACGGCAGTCCCAACGAAGACTTCAAACCAGAAGACCAGCCTCATTTTCAAATCAAAGACGAGTTTTAA
- the pacc1 gene encoding proton-activated chloride channel, which produces MFGKENSRSYQEFNDDKYNDDEDGNAKSQDIFDGSPEDMEPEDPYGSISQEEEDRSFSAQKKFSKNCVKNVCTVVLISIYLLLTTVAAFLVYHTISDFMEKLNHPVMSVTYKEVELFSHPGIALYPGNAQLLSCKHHYHDNIPPLVDPGKPQKGDCIINQVTYMGPFTNESQKKALVVRGPSDVRNKELIFMQFSQNETQADFSAITYMLFAKFSDFAESGNQSQFMMDCERNYSMWTFSGGFRTWVKMSLVKTTGTTNDGIEFRQESTVVKFNDKRPEAQKSNELFFAVFEWRDPFMQEIRLIVTANAWNSIAILCGVFMALFKAANFAKLTIQWIIRMRKRHLRNKAKELNQIN; this is translated from the exons ATGTTCGGGAAAGAAAATTCGCGCTCATACCAAGAG TTCAATGATGACAAATATAATGATGATGAGGATGGTAACGCAAAGTCCCAAGATATTTTCGACGGTTCCCCTGAAGACATGGAGCCAGAGGATCCATATGGCAGCATTTCACAAG AGGAGGAAGACAGAAGCTTTAGTGCACAGAAGAAATTCAGTAAAAACTGTGTGAAGAATGTGTGCACTGTGGTGCTCATCTCCATCTACCTGCTACTGACTACAGTGGCAGCTTTCCTGGTCTACCATACCATCTCTGACTTCATGGAGAAACTCAATCACCCCGTCATGTCTGTGACTTACAAAGAAGTTGAGTTATTTTCACACCCAG GTATTGCTCTGTATCCTGGCAATGCTCAGCTGTTGAGCTGCAAGCACCATTATCATGACAACATTCCACCTTTAGTGGACCCAGGAAAGCCTCAAAAAGGGGACTGCATCATTAACCAAGTCACTTACATGGGTCCGTTCACAAACGAATCACAG AAAAAAGCCTTGGTGGTCCGTGGCCCATCTGATGTCAGAAACAAGGAGTTAATCTTCATGCAGTTCAGCCAGAATGAAACACAAGCAGATTTCAGTGCCATCACTTATATGCTTTTTGCCAAATTTAGCGACTTCGCTGAAAG TGGTAATCAGTCACAGTTCATGATGGATTGTGAGAGGAATTACTCCATGTGGACTTTCTCTGGAGGATTCAGAACCTGGGTCAAGATGTCTTTAGTGAAGACAACTGGGACAACCAATGACGGAATTGAGTTTCGGCAAgag TCCACTGTGGTGAAATTCAATGACAAAAGGCCTGAAGCACAGAAAAGCAATGAACTTTTCTTTGCTGTCTTCGAATGGCGGGATCCTTTTATGCAGGAAATCAGACTG ATAGTGACTGCAAATGCCTGGAATTCCAtagccattctctgtggagtctTCATGGCGCTCTTCAAGGCTGCTAATTTTGCCAAACTCACCATCCAGTGGATAATCAGGATGCGCAAGAGGCATCTGAGAAATAAAGCCAAGGAACTGAACCAGATAAACTGA